Within Bos indicus x Bos taurus breed Angus x Brahman F1 hybrid chromosome 2, Bos_hybrid_MaternalHap_v2.0, whole genome shotgun sequence, the genomic segment AGTCCAGTGTGAAACATTAACAAGTTAAGTCTTACATAAATTGTTGTGATTGCATTTGGAATAGTTGACTGAGAGTTGGCTTCCAAGGAGTGGAAAGAATGTAGTACTTCTGGCTTCCTAGACAGGTGAAACTTATCTACGCAGAATGAGGGGTTAGACCAATAATTCTTCTCTTGCTGTGATGTTCTTCTGAGTTACAAGAAGGAATAAAATGCCATACACTGAATTACACCATGGCTGAAAAGAGTAGATGAAatgggaaaatttttaatttttgattaataaatcagtttttttttttttttccagagcacaAAGTTATCATTGTTGGGCTGGATAATGCAGGAAAAACTACCATCCTTTACCAATTGTAAGTACTAACTAGCTAAAAAATTGTATCTTTTTGTATATAGTTACTTTCTCTGCCAGAGTGATACTTAATTAGCAAAAGCAGTAAAAAATTTTATGGAATCCACATTACTCTGTAAGAAGGCAGGTTGGCCATGAACCAGGAGCCGAATTTAAGCAACTGCTTCTAGAGAGCTAGAACTTTATAAGACGTTgagtgttgttcagttgttcgCTTATAGAGAGCAGACAAATATTTGTTTCTGTAGTTTCTTGGAATGAAACTACAAAGTGTTCCAGCTAGTCCATTACCTAGTTCCACCTCTGTTTGAACTCttcattcactcttttttttttgaagtttcaaAGAGCTTTATTGTTTTCATACAACACATGATAGTGATGTATTTCAGGTTTTACCAAAGTGTGGCATCTTAAAATTAGGGATGGTTCATATCTATGATTCCAGAAATATAGTAGTTTTTTCAACATAAAGAGTCCAGTGTGTGTATTTGTTAGTATTCTTCTGAacattatttatttgtgtgtggtggtggtggtggtgtttagtcgctaagtcatgtctgactcttttgcgacccaatggacggtagtctgccgggctcctctgttcatgggatttctcaggcaagaattctcAAGAATtcttccagagaatcttcccaactcagggatcaagcctgcgtctcctgctttggcaggcggattctttaccactgaaccacctgggagaTCCTACACGTGtgtgtaatatatgtataatatgtagtatcctgtttttatttatttattttttatttgaagtacagttgctttacactgGTATGTCAATTTCTGctctgcagcaaagtgaatcagccatacatacatatataagtcctctttttggatttctttcccatttaggtcaccacagagcaccaactagagttccctgtgctatatatacagTAGTGAACCCTTTGTTCACTCTTAATAAACCTAATGGAAAGGGGATATTTgggtataaaatataaaaggaggTTATGCTAATTTATCCCTTAGttgaaaaatattcaaacaatCTAGTTTCTTTGCTAATTGTGATATATTTGAACTTTTCCCCCAGTTCTATGAATGAAGTTGTGCATACATCCCCAACAATAGGAAGTAATGTAGAAGAGATAGTGATTAATAATACACGTTTTCTAATGTGGGATATCGGTGGCCAAGAATCTCTTCGTTCTTCCTGGAACACTTACTATACTAACACGGAGGTATGTTTCTTAATATACTAAGTCTTTTGTGAATATAATACTTGGGAAATACTTTCTAGATATAAACTCTTAAAGTTATCTTTTTGAAATATCACAGTATATTAATGTTAATATAAGTAGACTTTAAACATAATGGAATCTTTAATTCCCTCTTTCAGGGTCATTGTTCTGTATATCCAGTCTCATTGAACCGTAAGAAGAATTGGTGATTGATTAGTCTGATTTTATACTGATCCCAGAGCTTGtcttaaataattgtttttctaaaGAACTCCATTTCACAGTTTGTAACTTCATTTCTTTAGTACTATTTACTTGTGTCTGTATAGAGGAAATCCGAGTTAAATGAGGGGACTGGTGGTTTGAATCCTTGTTCAATAATTTtactgtgtattttcttttatgcAATGCAATTGCACATTAAAGAactctttttattataaaacagttTAGATATAGTCAtatgttttatttacatattatttgcCAAGAGGAAATTTCTGACATTTGAGATCTTCACTGTATAGACCTTGTAAGATTAAAGgctatgatatttgtttttgtagtGCTGGTTATAAGTTAATAAGTCTCCAACTGTATATATGGATGAGGCACTGTTAAATGTCTCTAATGACTTGATTCCCTAACACTCTGTTAAGAATTTGATCatgtcttttggagaaggaggagTATATATATGATTAGTATCCCCATATAAAATGCTGCATGTATTGTAAATTCATGCCATCGTCTTGAAAATCAATAGCTTTGTTGAAAGGTTTAGAGTAGGACATGTCTTAGAGCAATATAACCACATATCAGTAAAGTCTCAATGGGAGAAGAGGTCAAGTAGCAGTTCTCTTATCCATCTGCATTGTGGTTGATGAAATCTGAAGAATAGAGAAGATCCTGAAAATTAAGTGGTTTGTTTGGAAATGCTAGTTCTAAACAATATATAGTGCATACTAATACTAGGCAGTCAAAATTAACTTGGGCATAACCAGTGCCATCATAAAGTGACTATACCTGCTCCTGTTTCCCTGGTGCCTTTTGGTGCTCATGGAGTGGAAGGAGGGGCCATTGGAGCTCAGTCCCGCACAACTCCTTTATGAGTGTTTGCATCTTCTGATGCTGGTCTCGTCAACAGTTCAGGAAAGAGCTGAACTGATTGTGCTTGCAGTAGCAGGGACCACTTATATAAGGAAGAAGGCATGGTTTTAGATAcagatttattctttaaatttgttgggttttttttgaaaattaactcTCATATTACTTTATTCTCATACACCTGcccttttagatttttaaattgacaTTAATAAATAGTATCTGTCTAGAAGTAACTTAAATTTTGGGtcataatatatttttgtcttaTGGACTTACAGTGCAAATAGAATTAAgatattagatattaattaagaTATTATAGAATTAAGATACTAATTTAGAAAACATGTTATATTTTGCTTAGTTTATTAGCAGAATATTCTAATAGAATGATGACATcatattgtcttttattttctcttaaaaattagtaaatatgTTTGAATTAAAGATTAGACCTTTAGGCTTCACAAAGTATAGTGggtatctctggttttcaataaTACTATACCATAAGGTTCTAATTTCTTGATAGTTGTTAGACTGTAAATCAAATAAATACTTGATAAATTTTACAGATAGCAAATTATGTAATCACTAATGactttttttgtaattattttagtTTGTAATAGTTGTTGTGGACAGTACAGACAGAGAAAGGATTTCTGTAACTAGAGAAGAACTCTATAAAATGTTAGCCCATGAGGTAAGTAGGATTCTGGCATTAGATGTGTGTTGGGGGGATATTTCTGtcacattttttactttatattttctcatgGGGATGCTATTTCAgatttttggaaaaaattatttagCTACTGAGTTTGTAATTTTGACACTTTCCAATTCAGAAGTGTATCTGAAAGCAGTAGAATGTGGAATCACTTGTAGATTTTTAACACCATTTATCTTGAATAAATTTGGTTTAGAAGTTTTCCTGGACAAAAAGATCTAAAatggctttcatttttcattttaaattgattaatCATACAGAGGATTATCATTAAGACTTTACAGCATCTTATTTCTAAGACACACAGCAAGTTCTGATGATAACTCAGTTATCTGACTAATACTTAAATTTGTTGCCCTTTAGTCTCTGGTATTTTTCCCTCAGCTGAATAAAACTATGTAACTAGCCATATTTTCTTAGCCCTTGAGAAATATAACTGTTAACATaatttgagaattaaatggaCTGAATAATATAGTCAGTAATGATAATAGTAACtataaaatcatatattattTGTAATAGAGTTGTACCTCTGTGTTAGCAGTTTTGGTTCTAGGATGCCTGTAGGTACCAAAATCCAAAGATGTTCAAGTTCCTTGTATAAAATGgtacagtatttgcatataacctatgcatatcctcctgtatactttaagtCATCTGTAGATTGCTTATAATATCTAGTACAGTGTAAATGCTATGAAAATATGCAGCAAatccaagttttgctttttgaactTTCTGGAATGTTTTTCCCTGAATATCTTCAACTTGAGGTTCATGTGACTGCAGAACCCATGGATAAGTAAGGCCAACTGTAGTGGCATCTGATTATTTTCACTTGCCTTTAATCACAGATGTTACTTTCTCAACTCAAAGGTGGCAATAGAATAGTAAATACTTAAATGtgttgtataatttttatttgagtgtAATTTTAAGGAAACTGGGATATCTTTGTAATGACGTTTTATATTAGTTTTAATACTGATTCAATGGCTTCCTTTTGTgatttttgttaagaattttggtATGTTTCACATGTAAGGAAACTTGGTGAAGTAGTTATGTAAATTGGAGTTTCTGTTTTGCTTGTGGTGGTCATACCCACCAAGATGCTATTTTGAACTGATTCTAGCAGCTGTTAaatctttggaattttttttttttttttaattcatcttgcCTTTGTACATGTATTTAACAATTTTCAATTCAAAAGAGGCATGAgctaaggatttttaaaatgtccccCTTTGCATTTTACAACAATGcatctttcttcagtttttacCAAAGAgttgttctgttgttgttttatgaagactttagaaaaagaaaaataagacgcAAAATGTATTTGTCTCTTGACTATATTTTTTACTCTGTTAACAGGTAGCCTCCCTATTTGATTCTTACTCTAATTGGCCAATATGTAGGACATCAGTATTATAAAAAGTCCAGAGAGTAGGGCTCTAACAGAGTCGTTGGATTTTATGAGTTGAGTCATTAACTTGCATAGATCAATTAACCTCGTCTTTTATGGATTAGCACACTGAGGCCCAGTAGTTTATGTGACTTGATGAGCTTTTGAATTTAAGCATTCACATCATTCAGGCTCTTCACTAGCTGCtgttgagtcacttcagtcgtgtccgactctgtgcaaccccatagacggcagtccaccaggatgccccgtccctgggattctccaggcaagaacactggagtgggttgccatttccttctccagtgcatgaaaatgaaaagtgaaagtgaagtcgctcagtcatgtccagccctcagcaaccccatggactctgcagccttccaggctcctccatccatgggatttttcaggcaagagtactggcgtggggtgccattgccttctctgctcttcgCTAGGAAAAATAGTAAAAGCCAGAAATAGAGCCTagctggaaagtgaaagaagggatGAAAAATAGTAAAAGCCAGAAATAGAGCCTagctggaaagtgaaagaaaggatGAGATTaccagaaaagaaaggaattataGGTAAAATTGGGAACTAGAGTTAAGTTACTTAATAGGGTCAGGAAGAGCCAATAGGCAGAGTTCTGGGGAGGAGCTTCCGGCTCAAGGATGAGAAtttgtgaatgaaaaataaattctgacatgGGTTAGTCAAGTGCTTCATGCATACCACAATAAACAACAGTCTTCTTATCATCACCAGTAATGATTCTATGTATTATGAAATACAGAACTAGAGCATTTAAATACATTTCTGAAAGCTTCATCTTAAATGAAGCACAAAAACATTGAAactcatgaattttttttaaaattccaaagacGAAAGAATAGATGTGTTTTATTCAGAATGACTCAACTTCTAGTAATTATCTTTACAAATGGAGTTTGAGAAACAAATTGACAACTATATATGGCATATAGACAATGCTAATAAGTAAATATGTCTGTGTGTGCTACTATTCATTTCCTTGACTAAACTAAAAACTATTTTTAGACTCTTAAGAACAGAAGTCTGTGGTATGGAGCAGAACTTTTTCAAAGTGTTTAAAATGGGTGATAGACAAAAGATCACCACTCTTTACCTTGTACTTTGACCTCTTGTTAAGTCAAGTAACAGCCTTAATCCAGTGTATCTCTTTTCTACTGTTTAGCATAATGCATACTTTGTTGTGaggttattttaagaaaaagtaaaggaagacgtaattttcctcttttcctaaatatttaaatgtagataacatagcttttaaaaaaatcaagaacctTAAATAAAATTTGAGCCTTTAATATCTAGAAAAATTACATTCAatatgggttttttcttttttttttagacattgCAGTACCTGGCTCTATTTCTTAGGTTTTCCAATTTTCAGTCTACGGGCCTCTCCAAATAATTTTGTTACTAAAAGTGATGAATATAGGTAACTTATAAATAGCATAAACTATGTGTCCTAACTTGTGCCAAATATTTCTGTTGTTAAGTATTTCTAAAGTGTGTTCCTTGAACATGGCAGCATTACCTGGCATGACCTATATAAAGATTGCAACACATGCTGGCAAGAAGAGATAGTGAAACCTAAACGATAGGAAGATAGGAATTAAATCCCATGGAAAGTCCATCTACTCAGTGATTCAGCCATATATCAACTATTGATAACTGTTCCATTTTCCAATTaggataagagaaaaaaaattcatatacttGATAATGCATATGAGCACTAGTTATAGGTCATCCCTTCAACTTTTTGCCTTATATAAATAGGCAGGTGATCTGAACTATAGGTGAAACGAATTGAAACTCTCTTGGGGGAgcggtagtatttttttttttttaatttatttgaaggataattgctttagaatattgtgttggtttttgccatatatcagcatgagtcaaccataggtatacatatgttccctccctcttgaacctcccaccccattccacctttctaggttgtcacagagcatgggtttgagctccctgagtcacacagcaataAATAGGAACTCTTAGAACTTAATGTTTTCAGAGCAGTGGTCCCTGACCTTTTTAGCACCAGGGACTAATTTTGTGGAAGACGATTTTTCCACAGTCCTACGGAGGGGAAAGAGATGGTTTCCTGATGATtgaagcacattacatttattgtgcacttgtatttctattattattacatcagctccatctcagatcatcaggcattagattccagAGGTTTGAGACCCTCATGCTAGAGTATCCCTTCTCTGACCAAGTTACTCAGGTAACTCTGTCCTTATCTGCAGTACTGTAGTGCCGTCCTGCAGGGGGCACTGTAACTAAGTCAGTCTCGTTTATGTAAAGCATGCAGCAGAACTCCTGTTAACCAAGTAAGAAATTTACtacttttgttgtttatttacttcagaaagaatgaaaagcctTTGAGACTCTCTTCTAGCAAGAGTAAAATAATGTGGAACAATGTCTCTTTAAACCTACTAAAGACTCTTCCTtcgaacacacaaacacatgattGAAACCAAAATATTCTCACTGAGATCCCTGAAAAGAAGATGGCATTTAACAGAGCTGGGAACACTTGCAGACATAGCACCAAAACCTTAGTGTTCTCTGTATCTCTTAAAATATATAGGCAGAGTTTATGAGAGTTCAGTCGACTAGTTGAGTGGATCCATCATGGTTTCTTAGCCCAGTATTTACGAATGGACTTTAGGATATCAATGAACACCCTAAAATTGTACAAAAACTTTTTTGGGCATATATACATACGTACATTTTTATGAGGGAGAAGTCCATAACTCTCCTTAGGTTTACCAAGGAAGCTCTACCTAAAGTATAGGTTGGGCAAGAATTTTGAAAAGCTCTTGAGTGCCACTCTAAAGAGTAATTAGGGTTggggtggtggttgtttagttgctaagtcacatttcactctttacaaccccatggacttagcccaccaggctcctctgtccatgggatttcccaggcaagaatactgaagtaggttaccatttcctctccagtggatcttcctgacccggggatcaaacctctgtctcctgcattagcaggtagattctttaccattgagccacttgggaatccTGGGGGAATGGTTAGACATGTATTAAATTGGAAGATGCGACTGTTAAATAGAGCACATAGGACCATAAAAATGTAATCTAGCACTGTAAGAAATATGTAAACACATGCGAGTATAGATTGATTAATTTAAATGTGTTCAGTGTGATGTTTACTTTCCATCATAAGAGCTATGAGATACTTTTATGTAAAGTAGTTGAGACAATTTAGGTTACACAGATTATCATATATAATCTGTGAAGCCGGAAAGTGTtgaaaaaaatgaactgacctttacagttttgtttgcttttgtaggACCTAAGGAAAGCTGGATTGCTGATTTTTGCTAACAAACAAGATGTTAAAGGATGCATGACTGTAGCAGAAATCTCCCAGTTTTTGAAACTAACTTCTATTAAAGATCACCAGTGGCACATCCAGGCATGCTGTGCTCTTACTGGCGAGGGGTAAGATGTCTTCTTCATGAACAACATGTATTTAGctttaaaacatgtatttcttttaaaaatcaaatatttaaggtTACCACGTACAGAACTTTGTGAGGGAGAGATGTAAGACACAGTCCACGCAAGTCAGGAAATAGTTCTTGCACTGTCGTTGAGACTTACATTCTAAGAAAGGAACTGGCACTTGCTGAGTATGTCCTGTGCCTTGTGTGCTTTCTATAGAGTGTACCATTTATTCCTAATAGTCATGTAGACCAGttagatttgggagaatggcattgaaacatgtaaaatatcatgtatgaaacgagatgccagtccaggttcaatgcacgatactggatgcttggggctggtgcactgggacgacccagagggatggtatggggagggaggagggaggagggttcaggatagggagcacatgtatacctgtgatggattcattttgatatttggcaaaactaatacaattatgtaaagtttaaaaataaaattaaattaaaataataataataaaaaaaaattcatgtttcaTGCATAAAAAAGCTGAAATAGAAAATTTGCACGAGGGACTAGTTTGCAGATATGCTATCAGTGTTGCCAAAAGGAAGTTCCTGCACTTCAAAAAATAAGAGAGTTAGAATTGGAGAGAGTGTGGCAGAAGGGTCCTTGGCCCTGGAGGGA encodes:
- the ARL5A gene encoding ADP-ribosylation factor-like protein 5A, translated to MGILFTRIWRLFNHQEHKVIIVGLDNAGKTTILYQFSMNEVVHTSPTIGSNVEEIVINNTRFLMWDIGGQESLRSSWNTYYTNTEFVIVVVDSTDRERISVTREELYKMLAHEDLRKAGLLIFANKQDVKGCMTVAEISQFLKLTSIKDHQWHIQACCALTGEGLCQGLEWMMSRLKIR